In Nitrospirota bacterium, a genomic segment contains:
- a CDS encoding DUF2267 domain-containing protein: MISRKEFLSRVMILGQYCYTERGEITVKTVFTALKSFLQKDESKRLEGLLPSPLRELWQESPFVEVGYDSNKDYIVLVSKIGNYPYKAAAERDVKIVFAGIREFMDESTINELISILPDKEIFEKSKSCSLNGSAENFL, encoded by the coding sequence ATGATCTCCCGCAAAGAGTTTCTTAGCCGTGTGATGATACTCGGACAGTATTGTTATACGGAGCGGGGGGAGATTACGGTAAAAACCGTCTTCACAGCATTAAAATCCTTCCTCCAGAAGGACGAGAGCAAAAGACTCGAAGGGCTCCTGCCTTCTCCTTTAAGGGAGCTGTGGCAGGAGTCTCCTTTTGTTGAGGTAGGGTATGACTCCAATAAAGATTATATTGTATTGGTATCAAAGATAGGAAACTATCCGTATAAGGCAGCAGCAGAAAGAGATGTAAAGATTGTATTCGCCGGTATCAGAGAATTCATGGATGAATCAACTATTAATGAGCTGATATCTATTCTTCCTGATAAGGAGATATTCGAGAAATCAAAATCGTGCAGCCTCAATGGTTCTGCCGAGAATTTTCTTTGA